In one Vidua chalybeata isolate OUT-0048 chromosome 4, bVidCha1 merged haplotype, whole genome shotgun sequence genomic region, the following are encoded:
- the AGA gene encoding N(4)-(beta-N-acetylglucosaminyl)-L-asparaginase isoform X2 codes for MAAGRGGGRQGVTVSLLLLAALTPASAASAAALPLVINTWAFRTAAETAWKVLESGGSELDAVERGCSQCEIDQCDGSVGYGGSPDESGETTLDAMIMDGNTMEVGAVADLRRVKNAIGVARKVIEYTKHTLLVGESASLFAVRMGFPYEDLTTQKSLSLYSEWLNQSCQPNYWKNVVPDSSKSCGPYKRREEVTYKEEHTSSQRSMVVIGESGTVASGTSTNGAIHKLPGRVGDSPIAGAGSYADSTAGGAAATGDGDIMMRFLPSYQAVEYMRMGTDPTVACQKVISRIQKYAPKFFGAIICANTTGSYGAACNKIPGFTKFHFMVSSPLLSRPTEQVVDCI; via the exons aTGGCGGCGGGACGCGGCGGGGGCCGGCAGGGAGTGACGGTCTCACTTCTCTTGCTCGCTGCGCTGACGCCAGCGAGCGCCGCCTCAGCTGCCGCTCTGCCTTTAGTCATCAACACCTGGGCGTTTAGGACGGCCGCAGAGACAG CTTGGAAAGTACTAGAGTCGGGAGGttcagagctggatgcagttgAGAGAGGCTGCAGTCAGTGTGAGATCGATCAGTGCGATGGAAGCGTGGGATACGGAGGAAGCCCAGATGAAAGTGGAGAAACAACTCTGGATGCAATGATTATGGATGG CAACACTATGGAAGTTGGGGCTGTTGCGGATCTCAGGCGTGTGAAAAATGCAATTGGTGTAGCACGAAAGGTCATTGAATACACTAAGCATACATTACTAGTGGGAGAGTCAG CCTCCCTGTTTGCTGTAAGAATGGGGTTTCCGTATGAAGATTTAACTACCCAGAAATCCCTTTCGCTGTATTCAGAGTGGCTTAATCAAAGCTGTCAGCCAAACTACTGGAAG AATGTGGTGCCAGACTCTTCAAAATCCTGTGGACCATATAAACGGCGTGAAGAAGTAACTTACAAAGAAGAACACACCAGCTCACAAAGAA GTATGGTTGTAATTGGTGAGAGTGGAACCGTTGCTTCTGGGACATCTACTAATGGTGCAATACACAAACTTCCAGG CCGTGTGGGAGATTCTCCGATAGCTGGAGCGGGATCCTACGCAGATAGTACAGCcggaggagctgcagccactggGGATGGTGACATCATGATGCGCTTCTTACCCAG ttatcaAGCTGTGGAATATATGAGGATGGGAACAGACCCAACAGTAGCCTGTCAAAAAGTTATTTCCAGAATCCAGAAGTATGCTCCTAAGTTCTTTGGTGCTATCATTTGTGCCAATACAACTGGAAGTTACg gtGCTGCATGTAATAAAATTCCAGGATTCACTAAGTTTCACTTCATGGTTTCAAGCCCTTTGCTAAGTCGACCAACTGAGCAAGTAGTAGactgcatttaa
- the AGA gene encoding N(4)-(beta-N-acetylglucosaminyl)-L-asparaginase isoform X1: MAAGRGGGRQGVTVSLLLLAALTPASAASAAALPLVINTWAFRTAAETAWKVLESGGSELDAVERGCSQCEIDQCDGSVGYGGSPDESGETTLDAMIMDGNTMEVGAVADLRRVKNAIGVARKVIEYTKHTLLVGESASLFAVRMGFPYEDLTTQKSLSLYSEWLNQSCQPNYWKNVVPDSSKSCGPYKRREEVTYKEEHTSSQRSIHNHDTIGMVVIGESGTVASGTSTNGAIHKLPGRVGDSPIAGAGSYADSTAGGAAATGDGDIMMRFLPSYQAVEYMRMGTDPTVACQKVISRIQKYAPKFFGAIICANTTGSYGAACNKIPGFTKFHFMVSSPLLSRPTEQVVDCI; encoded by the exons aTGGCGGCGGGACGCGGCGGGGGCCGGCAGGGAGTGACGGTCTCACTTCTCTTGCTCGCTGCGCTGACGCCAGCGAGCGCCGCCTCAGCTGCCGCTCTGCCTTTAGTCATCAACACCTGGGCGTTTAGGACGGCCGCAGAGACAG CTTGGAAAGTACTAGAGTCGGGAGGttcagagctggatgcagttgAGAGAGGCTGCAGTCAGTGTGAGATCGATCAGTGCGATGGAAGCGTGGGATACGGAGGAAGCCCAGATGAAAGTGGAGAAACAACTCTGGATGCAATGATTATGGATGG CAACACTATGGAAGTTGGGGCTGTTGCGGATCTCAGGCGTGTGAAAAATGCAATTGGTGTAGCACGAAAGGTCATTGAATACACTAAGCATACATTACTAGTGGGAGAGTCAG CCTCCCTGTTTGCTGTAAGAATGGGGTTTCCGTATGAAGATTTAACTACCCAGAAATCCCTTTCGCTGTATTCAGAGTGGCTTAATCAAAGCTGTCAGCCAAACTACTGGAAG AATGTGGTGCCAGACTCTTCAAAATCCTGTGGACCATATAAACGGCGTGAAGAAGTAACTTACAAAGAAGAACACACCAGCTCACAAAGAAGTATTCATAACCATGATACTATTG GTATGGTTGTAATTGGTGAGAGTGGAACCGTTGCTTCTGGGACATCTACTAATGGTGCAATACACAAACTTCCAGG CCGTGTGGGAGATTCTCCGATAGCTGGAGCGGGATCCTACGCAGATAGTACAGCcggaggagctgcagccactggGGATGGTGACATCATGATGCGCTTCTTACCCAG ttatcaAGCTGTGGAATATATGAGGATGGGAACAGACCCAACAGTAGCCTGTCAAAAAGTTATTTCCAGAATCCAGAAGTATGCTCCTAAGTTCTTTGGTGCTATCATTTGTGCCAATACAACTGGAAGTTACg gtGCTGCATGTAATAAAATTCCAGGATTCACTAAGTTTCACTTCATGGTTTCAAGCCCTTTGCTAAGTCGACCAACTGAGCAAGTAGTAGactgcatttaa
- the NEIL3 gene encoding endonuclease 8-like 3 isoform X3: MYFDQKALRIHFGMNGSMHINPDGRKDRNGAQPILEIQLVEDTVCFWDVTVEYRNAAECEQKVRMMESLDVCSPKFSFSRAEHEIKQQNTRMLCDVLLDQAVLPGVGNIIKNEALFDSGLHPALKVCQLTDEHIHHLVKMTRDFALLFYKCRKTGSPLYRHYKVYKRPACRECSGSITVCRLGDHNRMTYFCSRCQKADAQLVNLSKLPARNSLIGWAYGRGSCSNEHVAQKSEEEWTCMCCTLINKPSAEICDACLTSRPEVPKKESFEDSAAFNTNLMKYPCNDFRKPSTEIKINRKTAFGTTTLVLTDLGNKTVLRNDIQVSGGRSQCVFPKSNCKQIQSNACQSGGRKDKDCSSPVTALALSSCQQPVSFKHIQKKQKTDHVPSVHPYNTAIRALFRHIHCLVKRNVRIYEGCHRKVGHSNNSNGSASTPQTNVTDDTRMLSMGHPRCSKHGRLCSLRVVRKDGENKGRQFYCCPLSRETRCEYFQWADLDFPFCNHGKRCVMKTVLKIGPNNGKNFFVCPLGKEKQCDFFQWAENGPGLPDDRNSLLWYKSKSSNLFGSARTIIFPEVLEDLIKV; encoded by the exons GATTCACTTTGGTATGAATGGTTCCATGCACATTAATCCTGAtggaagaaaagacagaaacGGAGCACAACCAATTTTGGAGATACAGCTTGTGGAGGATACTGTTTGTTTTTGGGATGTGACAGTAGAGTATAG aaaTGCAGCTGAGTGTGAGCAGAAAGTGAGGATGATGGAAAGTTTGGATGTCTGTTCTCCAAAGTTTAGCTTCTCAAGAGCAGAACATGAGATTAAGCAGCAGAACACCCGTATGTTGTGTGATGTGTTACTGGATCAAGCAGTATTACCTGGAGTGGGAAATATCATAAAGAATGAAGCATTGTTTGATAGTGGCCTTCATCCAGCTCTTAAG GTTTGCCAGCTGACAGATGAGCATATACATCACTTGGTGAAAATGACACGTGATTTTGCCCTGCTGTTTTATAAG TGCCGCAAAACGGGGTCTCCGCTATACCGACACTACAAAGTGTACAAGCGCCCAGCCTGCAGGGAGTGCAGTGGCAGCATCACTGTGTGTCGTTTGGGAGACCATAACAGGATGACTTACTTCTGCTCTCGATGTCAAAAGGCGGATGCCCAGCTTGTCAATCTTAG CAAACTGCCGGCTAGAAACAGCCTAATTGGCTGGGCATATGGCAGGGGGTCATGTTCTAATGAACACGTAGCTCAGAAATCTGAAGAGGAGTGGACATGTATGTGCTGCACCCTAATAAACAAGCCTTCTGCTGAGATTTGTGATGCTTGTTTGACTTCAAGACCTGAAG ttccAAAGAAGGAGAGTTTTGAAGATTCTGCAGCCTTTAACACAAACTTAATGAAGTACCCTTGTAATGATTTCAGAAAACcaagcacagaaataaagatCAATAGGAAAACTGCATTTGGAACTACAACTCTTGTCTTAACAGATCTTGGTAACAAAACTGTTTTGAGAAATGATATCCAGGTATCTGGTGGACGCTCTCAGTGTGTTTTTCCAAAAAGCAATTGTAAACAGATCCAAAGCAATGCCTGCCAGTcagggggaagaaaagacaAGGACTGCTCATCACCTGTAACTGCCCTGGCTTTGTCCTCCTGTCAGCAGCCTGTCTCTTTCAAACACatacagaagaaacagaaaactgatCATGTACCTTCAGTTCACCCATATAATACAGCAATCAG AGCCCTGTTCAGACACATCCATTGCCTAGTTAAGAGAAATGTGAGAATCTATGAGGGTTGTCACAGAAAAGTTGGGCATAGTAACAACAGTAATGGGAGTGCAAG CACACCTCAAACTAATGTGACAGATGATACTCGGATGTTGAGCATGGGGCATCCTCGGTGCAGTAAACACGGCCGTCTCTGCAGCCTCAGAGTTGTGAGAAAGGACGGAGAAAACAAGGGAAGGCAGTTTTACTGCTGCCCTCTCTCCAGGGAAACTCGGTGTGAATACTTTCAA TGGGCTGACttggattttccattttgtaaTCATGGCAAGCGATGTGTTATGAAAACTGTGTTGAAGATCGGTCCCAATAATGGAAAGAACTTTTTTGTGTGCCCtcttgggaaggaaaaacagtGTGACTTCTTCCAATGGGCAGAAAATGGGCCAG GCCTGCCAGATGACCGTAACTCTCTTCTCTGGTACAAGAGCAAGTCCAGCAATTTGTTTGGGTCAGCTAGAACTATAATTTTTCCAGAAGTTTTGGAAGACTTAATAAAGGTGTGA
- the NEIL3 gene encoding endonuclease 8-like 3 isoform X4 yields MMRIHFGMNGSMHINPDGRKDRNGAQPILEIQLVEDTVCFWDVTVEYRNAAECEQKVRMMESLDVCSPKFSFSRAEHEIKQQNTRMLCDVLLDQAVLPGVGNIIKNEALFDSGLHPALKVCQLTDEHIHHLVKMTRDFALLFYKCRKTGSPLYRHYKVYKRPACRECSGSITVCRLGDHNRMTYFCSRCQKADAQLVNLSKLPARNSLIGWAYGRGSCSNEHVAQKSEEEWTCMCCTLINKPSAEICDACLTSRPEVPKKESFEDSAAFNTNLMKYPCNDFRKPSTEIKINRKTAFGTTTLVLTDLGNKTVLRNDIQVSGGRSQCVFPKSNCKQIQSNACQSGGRKDKDCSSPVTALALSSCQQPVSFKHIQKKQKTDHVPSVHPYNTAIRALFRHIHCLVKRNVRIYEGCHRKVGHSNNSNGSASTPQTNVTDDTRMLSMGHPRCSKHGRLCSLRVVRKDGENKGRQFYCCPLSRETRCEYFQWADLDFPFCNHGKRCVMKTVLKIGPNNGKNFFVCPLGKEKQCDFFQWAENGPGLPDDRNSLLWYKSKSSNLFGSARTIIFPEVLEDLIKV; encoded by the exons ATGATGAG GATTCACTTTGGTATGAATGGTTCCATGCACATTAATCCTGAtggaagaaaagacagaaacGGAGCACAACCAATTTTGGAGATACAGCTTGTGGAGGATACTGTTTGTTTTTGGGATGTGACAGTAGAGTATAG aaaTGCAGCTGAGTGTGAGCAGAAAGTGAGGATGATGGAAAGTTTGGATGTCTGTTCTCCAAAGTTTAGCTTCTCAAGAGCAGAACATGAGATTAAGCAGCAGAACACCCGTATGTTGTGTGATGTGTTACTGGATCAAGCAGTATTACCTGGAGTGGGAAATATCATAAAGAATGAAGCATTGTTTGATAGTGGCCTTCATCCAGCTCTTAAG GTTTGCCAGCTGACAGATGAGCATATACATCACTTGGTGAAAATGACACGTGATTTTGCCCTGCTGTTTTATAAG TGCCGCAAAACGGGGTCTCCGCTATACCGACACTACAAAGTGTACAAGCGCCCAGCCTGCAGGGAGTGCAGTGGCAGCATCACTGTGTGTCGTTTGGGAGACCATAACAGGATGACTTACTTCTGCTCTCGATGTCAAAAGGCGGATGCCCAGCTTGTCAATCTTAG CAAACTGCCGGCTAGAAACAGCCTAATTGGCTGGGCATATGGCAGGGGGTCATGTTCTAATGAACACGTAGCTCAGAAATCTGAAGAGGAGTGGACATGTATGTGCTGCACCCTAATAAACAAGCCTTCTGCTGAGATTTGTGATGCTTGTTTGACTTCAAGACCTGAAG ttccAAAGAAGGAGAGTTTTGAAGATTCTGCAGCCTTTAACACAAACTTAATGAAGTACCCTTGTAATGATTTCAGAAAACcaagcacagaaataaagatCAATAGGAAAACTGCATTTGGAACTACAACTCTTGTCTTAACAGATCTTGGTAACAAAACTGTTTTGAGAAATGATATCCAGGTATCTGGTGGACGCTCTCAGTGTGTTTTTCCAAAAAGCAATTGTAAACAGATCCAAAGCAATGCCTGCCAGTcagggggaagaaaagacaAGGACTGCTCATCACCTGTAACTGCCCTGGCTTTGTCCTCCTGTCAGCAGCCTGTCTCTTTCAAACACatacagaagaaacagaaaactgatCATGTACCTTCAGTTCACCCATATAATACAGCAATCAG AGCCCTGTTCAGACACATCCATTGCCTAGTTAAGAGAAATGTGAGAATCTATGAGGGTTGTCACAGAAAAGTTGGGCATAGTAACAACAGTAATGGGAGTGCAAG CACACCTCAAACTAATGTGACAGATGATACTCGGATGTTGAGCATGGGGCATCCTCGGTGCAGTAAACACGGCCGTCTCTGCAGCCTCAGAGTTGTGAGAAAGGACGGAGAAAACAAGGGAAGGCAGTTTTACTGCTGCCCTCTCTCCAGGGAAACTCGGTGTGAATACTTTCAA TGGGCTGACttggattttccattttgtaaTCATGGCAAGCGATGTGTTATGAAAACTGTGTTGAAGATCGGTCCCAATAATGGAAAGAACTTTTTTGTGTGCCCtcttgggaaggaaaaacagtGTGACTTCTTCCAATGGGCAGAAAATGGGCCAG GCCTGCCAGATGACCGTAACTCTCTTCTCTGGTACAAGAGCAAGTCCAGCAATTTGTTTGGGTCAGCTAGAACTATAATTTTTCCAGAAGTTTTGGAAGACTTAATAAAGGTGTGA